From Tachypleus tridentatus isolate NWPU-2018 chromosome 8, ASM421037v1, whole genome shotgun sequence, a single genomic window includes:
- the LOC143223927 gene encoding cardioacceleratory peptide receptor-like: protein MIVFYLIGNSAMCLHIKQKWHHRSAIHVLFLNLTVADILVTLVTMCSQLVWEFMDREWIAGDLFCRTFKVCQTFTVVSSNYMLLAIALDRHSAIVYPLFRNARTKALITSAWVLSLLPSLPNAYVFQTVTLSDGKTFCVAKFYTSSLFVLHRQVYMALILLVVFILPILIIIILYSKIIYTMWTRFGSLNRFRSRKEHFIDPKRKERKTKRECLNSSNSHISRAKMKTLKMTLTVVSTFLTASTPYLVQEIVIAFGNPSLLNQKLVAFFGIFSASNSALNPYIYFLFNCNTPFAKKIARSTCNCCLPVSTKTVNENEKTSHV, encoded by the coding sequence ATGATCGTATTCTATTTAATAGGTAACTCAGCCATGTGTCTGCACATCAAACAGAAGTGGCATCATAGGAGCGCCATCCACGTGCTGTTTCTCAACCTTACTGTTGCCGATATTTTGGTCACTCTTGTCACCATGTGTTCTCAACTGGTCTGGGAGTTCATGGACCGAGAATGGATTGCTGGTGATCTTTTCTGTCGGACATTTAAGGTCTGCCAAACTTTCACCGTGGTTTCTTCGAATTACATGCTGTTAGCGATTGCATTAGATCGTCACTCGGCCATAGTTTATCCGTTGTTTCGTAATGCTCGCACCAAAGCTTTGATTACCAGTGCATGGGTTCTATCTCTGTTGCCCTCCTTACCAAATGCCTACGTATTCCAGACTGTAACCTTGTCTGATGGTAAAACATTCTGTGTTGCCAAGTTTTACACTTCCTCTCTGTTCGTCCTTCACAGACAAGTATACATGGCTCTGATTCTTCTAGTGGTGTTTATCCTTCCTATATTGATAATCATTATCTTGTATTCCAAGATAATCTACACTATGTGGACAAGATTTGGAAGTCTGAACCGGTTTCGATCcagaaaagaacattttatagaTCCGAAACGGAAGGAAAGGAAAACGAAACGTGAATGCCTGAACTCGTCAAACTCGCATATTTCAAGGGCGAAAATGAAAACGTTAAAAATGACTTTGACTGTTGTGTCAACATTTTTAACCGCGAGCACGCCTTATTTAGTTCAAGAAATCGTTATTGCTTTTGGGAATCCTTCTCTCCTGAACCAGAAACTTGTAGCTTTTTTTGGAATTTTCTCAGCCAGTAACAGTGCTTTGAACCCGTACatatactttttgtttaattgtaaCACTCCATTTGCTAAAAAAATAGCTCGTAGTACTTGTAACTGTTGTCTACCTGTTTCAACAAAGACAGTGAATGAAAACGAGAAGACGAGTCACGTTTAG